The Bacteroidota bacterium genome includes a region encoding these proteins:
- a CDS encoding four helix bundle protein: MDAEVLKKRTKQFALRNIRLFRSLPKTEEARVIGKQLLRSATSVGANYRAACRARSNEEFYSKLSIVVEEADETLFWMELLIEAEIIKHEKIKDLMNENIEILSIMAASRKTAKRVTKQAIKSTSLQVNKS; encoded by the coding sequence ATGGATGCTGAGGTTCTAAAAAAACGCACAAAACAGTTTGCACTCCGAAATATTCGACTTTTTCGGTCATTACCAAAAACCGAAGAAGCCAGAGTAATTGGCAAACAACTGTTACGTTCAGCTACATCTGTTGGGGCAAATTACAGAGCCGCTTGTCGTGCAAGGTCAAACGAAGAGTTTTATTCAAAACTAAGCATCGTAGTAGAAGAAGCAGACGAAACTTTATTTTGGATGGAATTACTTATCGAAGCTGAAATTATTAAACATGAAAAGATAAAAGACTTAATGAATGAAAATATTGAAATACTGTCAATAATGGCAGCCTCAAGAAAAACGGCTAAAAGGGTAACTAAGCAAGCAATAAAATCAACAAGTCTACAAGTCAATAAATCATAA
- a CDS encoding NAD(P) transhydrogenase subunit alpha, translating into MDSILNFISENQQMIYMVILMIFVGIELIGKVPTILHTPLMSGANAIHGVVIIGAIIVMGEADTMGAKVLGFLAVLLGTLNVVGGFVVTDRMLQMFKKKK; encoded by the coding sequence ATGGATTCTATACTGAATTTTATTTCCGAAAACCAGCAAATGATATACATGGTTATCCTGATGATATTTGTTGGGATAGAGCTGATAGGTAAAGTACCCACCATATTGCACACCCCGCTGATGTCGGGTGCAAACGCAATACACGGGGTGGTAATTATCGGGGCCATTATTGTAATGGGCGAAGCCGATACTATGGGAGCTAAAGTATTAGGCTTTTTAGCCGTGCTTTTAGGCACCCTGAACGTAGTGGGCGGTTTTGTAGTAACCGACCGTATGCTGCAAATGTTTAAGAAGAAAAAATAA
- a CDS encoding NAD(P)(+) transhydrogenase (Re/Si-specific) subunit beta, with protein sequence MENNLLVLSYLIGSITFIVGLKMLGKPDSARKGNLVAAFGMAVAIFGTIFLYKTTDGKHLHNLEWIFGGLLLGSVIGTLAAKRVQMTAMPQMVSLFNGMGGACAMLISIIEFGHLGEILNAANTPTQEIMGGAMNELVQTIQAALMASMRIKLLIIFAGLIIGAISFAGSMIAWGKLDGKVKDYVLPAQQVVNIGLLLVILVLAGLFIAGTLSGAWVFYLVLALSLLYGVLFVLPIGGADMPVVISLLNSFTGVAAACGGFLYDNQVMLLGGILVGSAGTILTVVMCKAMNRSLTNVLIGNFGGNKTSGGGDAKTAQGTIKEVNAADAAMLMKYSKKVIIVPGYGLAVAQAQHTCHELEELLEKEGVEVKYAIHPVAGRMPGHMNVLLAESNVPYDKLLEMEEINPEFSTTDVVLVIGANDVVNPAARTDKDSPIYGMPILDVDNAQHIIVMKRGMNAGYAGIENELFFDPKTSMLFGDAKKTLLALVSEMKNS encoded by the coding sequence ATGGAAAACAACTTATTAGTTTTAAGCTATTTAATAGGCTCAATAACCTTTATCGTAGGGTTAAAAATGCTGGGCAAACCCGATAGTGCCCGCAAGGGAAACCTTGTGGCCGCCTTTGGTATGGCCGTAGCCATATTCGGTACTATATTTTTATATAAAACCACAGACGGCAAACACCTGCACAACCTTGAATGGATTTTCGGCGGGCTTCTTTTAGGCTCGGTAATAGGTACATTGGCCGCAAAGCGCGTACAAATGACGGCGATGCCCCAAATGGTTTCGCTGTTCAACGGTATGGGTGGAGCGTGTGCCATGCTTATCTCAATCATAGAGTTTGGGCATTTGGGCGAAATATTGAACGCAGCAAACACCCCAACCCAAGAAATTATGGGCGGTGCCATGAATGAGCTTGTACAAACCATTCAAGCGGCTTTAATGGCCTCTATGCGCATCAAACTGCTTATCATTTTTGCAGGATTGATAATCGGTGCTATTTCGTTTGCAGGAAGTATGATTGCCTGGGGCAAATTGGATGGCAAAGTAAAAGACTACGTATTACCTGCCCAGCAGGTAGTCAACATCGGCTTATTGCTGGTGATATTAGTATTGGCAGGGCTGTTTATAGCAGGTACCCTTAGCGGTGCATGGGTATTCTACCTTGTGTTGGCGCTCTCGTTACTATACGGGGTTTTGTTTGTACTCCCCATCGGTGGCGCAGATATGCCCGTGGTAATCTCACTATTAAACTCATTTACTGGCGTTGCAGCCGCTTGCGGCGGTTTCTTGTACGATAACCAAGTAATGTTGTTGGGTGGTATTCTGGTGGGCTCGGCAGGTACAATTCTTACCGTAGTAATGTGTAAGGCCATGAACCGCTCCCTAACCAACGTATTGATTGGCAACTTTGGCGGCAACAAAACAAGTGGCGGCGGTGATGCTAAAACAGCACAGGGTACTATAAAAGAAGTTAATGCTGCTGATGCGGCCATGCTGATGAAATACAGCAAAAAAGTAATTATTGTGCCCGGTTACGGCCTTGCGGTTGCCCAAGCCCAACACACCTGCCACGAGCTGGAAGAATTGCTTGAAAAGGAAGGTGTGGAGGTGAAATATGCTATACATCCCGTTGCAGGACGTATGCCCGGCCACATGAACGTATTGCTGGCCGAAAGTAATGTGCCCTACGACAAGTTGCTGGAAATGGAGGAAATTAACCCTGAATTTTCCACTACAGATGTGGTGCTGGTAATTGGCGCGAACGATGTGGTAAACCCTGCCGCACGCACGGACAAGGACAGCCCGATATACGGTATGCCTATTTTGGACGTTGATAATGCCCAGCATATTATTGTGATGAAACGCGGGATGAATGCCGGCTATGCGGGCATTGAAAACGAACTGTTTTTTGACCCTAAAACCAGTATGTTGTTTGGTGATGCCAAGAAAACCCTACTGGCTTTGGTAAGCGAAATGAAAAATAGTTAA
- a CDS encoding T9SS type A sorting domain-containing protein produces MKNLIIVLLFYIIPFQSFSQSYIPMIDTTLEWEGCFNYIKNGKSTGKPITYRFSNKDTVFKNDTFRILMAYTAVDTFVMGGLKEDSTKKVAYGFYSGDTSAYLMYDYSFPDPTTGDTLWIDYIDSSNNLFVAVDYVFLNIPGRRKRTNVCCNYTFNNSVKFKKHIVNWVDGLGSSVGVLNNIISAKLFPFGFPNNIKREPHFFGIGKVMRGDTLIYTFPCDFDTALSVQKPEFSNPSLYFVPISNTLIITNDASRYEIKIIDLYGKVIYEQVCIDENSLYISMSEYKSGWYLIEIMDETKLTYRQKIIKH; encoded by the coding sequence ATGAAGAACCTTATCATTGTGTTGTTGTTTTATATCATTCCATTTCAATCATTTTCACAATCATATATACCAATGATTGATACTACGCTTGAATGGGAAGGATGTTTTAACTACATCAAAAACGGCAAATCAACTGGTAAACCAATCACGTACAGGTTTTCTAATAAAGACACGGTATTTAAAAACGATACCTTTAGGATACTAATGGCCTACACAGCAGTAGACACTTTTGTTATGGGAGGATTAAAAGAGGATAGTACAAAAAAAGTAGCTTATGGATTCTATTCCGGTGATACGTCAGCATATTTGATGTATGATTATTCATTTCCGGACCCTACTACCGGAGATACACTGTGGATCGATTATATAGATAGTAGTAATAATCTTTTTGTTGCTGTCGATTATGTTTTTCTCAATATTCCGGGTAGGAGGAAAAGAACCAATGTTTGCTGTAATTATACCTTTAATAATTCGGTGAAATTTAAAAAACACATTGTAAATTGGGTTGACGGCTTAGGAAGTAGTGTTGGGGTTTTAAACAATATTATTTCAGCTAAGCTATTTCCTTTTGGATTCCCTAACAATATAAAACGTGAGCCCCATTTTTTTGGGATTGGAAAAGTTATGAGGGGTGACACTCTGATATATACTTTTCCGTGTGATTTTGATACTGCGTTATCTGTACAAAAGCCAGAATTTAGTAACCCAAGCCTGTATTTTGTTCCTATAAGCAATACCCTTATTATTACTAATGACGCATCGCGGTATGAAATAAAAATAATTGATCTATACGGAAAAGTTATTTATGAACAAGTTTGTATAGACGAAAACAGTCTTTACATCTCAATGTCTGAATACAAGTCAGGGTGGTATCTTATTGAAATTATGGATGAGACAAAGCTTACGTATCGACAAAAAATCATAAAACACTAA
- a CDS encoding TetR/AcrR family transcriptional regulator, whose amino-acid sequence MGELRKDDRRIIRTKRALAQALSELIVEKGYEAITVQDITDRANVGRSTFYAHYESKDELCLYNINFQQHLVEFKSDAEGFIYGINLQYLFNHLVEYYAIAKELNGLKIGYDLRNLLTEIIADKIITHNKKYYSKTTEQKRILNYKAQMVAGGIVRMLFEWTLEGSPVGVDTLIKIAEGNITSTFSDGE is encoded by the coding sequence ATGGGAGAACTACGAAAGGATGACAGACGAATTATAAGGACTAAGCGAGCGCTGGCACAGGCGCTTTCAGAGTTGATTGTTGAGAAAGGGTATGAAGCGATAACGGTGCAGGATATAACCGACAGGGCAAACGTGGGCAGGAGTACATTTTATGCCCATTATGAGAGTAAAGACGAGCTTTGTTTGTACAATATTAATTTTCAGCAACATTTGGTGGAATTTAAGAGTGATGCTGAAGGTTTTATTTACGGGATTAATTTGCAATACTTGTTTAACCACCTTGTTGAATATTACGCAATTGCAAAAGAATTGAACGGGTTAAAAATAGGTTATGATTTGAGGAACTTATTAACCGAAATAATAGCCGATAAAATTATCACGCACAATAAAAAGTATTATTCAAAAACTACGGAGCAAAAAAGAATACTGAATTATAAGGCACAGATGGTTGCGGGCGGTATTGTGCGGATGCTCTTTGAATGGACGCTGGAAGGCAGCCCTGTTGGGGTGGATACGCTAATAAAAATAGCAGAGGGTAATATTACCTCCACTTTTAGTGATGGGGAGTAA
- a CDS encoding transketolase — MVTAQMAEETLAAYKQEVINDYKVAFQSRQASLIGRKEVLTGKAKFGIFGDGKEVAQLAMAKAFKKGDFRSGYYRDQTFMFALGMSNVREFFAQLYAHTSVEAEPCSAGRSMNGHFGTRLLNPDGSWKSQTDRYNSSADISPTGGQMPRLLGLAMASKVYRENKELQSHTDFSINGNEVAFGTIGNASTSEGMFWEAINAACVMQVPMAMSIWDDQYGISVPAKYQTAKENLSSILSGFQTDEHGKGLQLFTAKGWDYAELCLTYQKAVAVCREEHTPVVIHVTEVTQPQGHSTSGSHERYKSKERLEWEQEFDCIKKMREWMEANAIATAEELDTLENDWKKEVNAEKKAAWEAYLGDIKADVAEAGVLLDDLAAQSSNGAAIAEVAANLRAISEPMRKDVGVALNTALRLTLHENGPARQAVAEHKKQFTADNYERYSTYLHSESEWNALKVQEVKPIYGADAKMMDGREVLQAYFDSAITRDPRVFAFGEDVGKIGDVNQGFAGLQEKHGENRVFDTGIRECTIIGQGIGAAMRGLRPIAEIQYLDYLLYAIQIMSDDLATVQWRTKGGQKAPLIVRTRGHRLEGIWHSGSPMGMIINSLRGMYVCVPRNMTQAAGMYNTLLQSDEPGLIVECLNGYRLKEQMPDNIADITVPLGVPETLIEGDDVTLVTYGSSTRIAEDAIKQLNEVGISVELIDVQTLLPFDIHHKIIESVKKTNRVVFLDEDVPGGASAYMFQQVMEGQQAFKWLDSEPRTISAQPHRPAYGTDGDYFSKPGAETVFEVIYEMMHEVDPGSYPKFA; from the coding sequence ATGGTAACAGCGCAAATGGCTGAGGAAACCCTTGCAGCATATAAGCAAGAGGTGATTAATGATTACAAAGTGGCTTTTCAAAGCCGTCAGGCCAGCTTAATTGGCCGGAAGGAAGTGCTAACAGGCAAGGCCAAGTTTGGCATCTTTGGCGACGGTAAGGAAGTAGCCCAACTGGCTATGGCCAAAGCCTTTAAGAAAGGTGATTTCCGTAGCGGTTACTACCGCGACCAAACGTTTATGTTTGCTTTGGGTATGAGTAATGTGCGCGAGTTTTTTGCGCAACTATATGCACACACCAGTGTTGAGGCTGAACCCTGCTCGGCAGGACGCAGTATGAACGGGCACTTTGGTACCCGTTTGTTAAACCCTGACGGAAGCTGGAAAAGCCAAACCGACCGCTATAATTCTTCTGCCGATATATCGCCAACGGGCGGGCAAATGCCCCGTTTGTTGGGCTTGGCAATGGCCTCAAAAGTATATCGCGAGAACAAAGAGTTACAATCGCATACTGATTTCTCTATCAACGGAAACGAAGTTGCCTTTGGTACAATTGGAAACGCCAGTACCAGTGAAGGTATGTTTTGGGAAGCCATCAACGCTGCTTGTGTAATGCAAGTACCGATGGCAATGTCTATTTGGGACGACCAGTACGGCATTTCGGTACCCGCCAAATATCAAACTGCCAAAGAAAACCTTAGCAGCATATTAAGCGGTTTCCAAACCGATGAACACGGCAAAGGCTTGCAGCTATTTACGGCCAAAGGATGGGATTATGCAGAACTGTGCCTAACCTACCAAAAAGCGGTGGCTGTTTGCCGCGAAGAACATACACCCGTTGTAATACACGTAACCGAAGTTACCCAACCGCAAGGGCACTCAACTTCAGGCTCTCACGAGCGCTACAAAAGCAAGGAGCGTTTGGAGTGGGAACAAGAGTTTGATTGTATCAAAAAGATGCGCGAGTGGATGGAAGCCAATGCTATTGCTACGGCTGAGGAACTTGACACGCTTGAAAACGACTGGAAAAAAGAAGTTAATGCTGAGAAAAAAGCAGCATGGGAAGCCTATTTAGGCGATATAAAAGCCGATGTGGCCGAAGCAGGGGTATTGCTTGACGACCTTGCTGCACAAAGCAGCAACGGTGCTGCCATTGCCGAAGTGGCCGCCAATCTTCGCGCAATTAGCGAGCCTATGCGCAAAGATGTAGGCGTGGCTTTAAATACTGCTCTTCGTCTTACTTTGCACGAAAACGGGCCTGCCCGCCAAGCCGTTGCAGAGCATAAAAAACAGTTTACTGCCGATAATTACGAACGTTACAGCACTTATTTGCACAGTGAATCGGAATGGAATGCGTTGAAGGTGCAAGAGGTGAAACCTATATACGGTGCCGATGCGAAGATGATGGACGGCCGCGAGGTTTTGCAAGCTTATTTTGACAGCGCCATCACCCGCGACCCCCGCGTATTTGCCTTTGGTGAAGACGTAGGAAAAATTGGTGATGTGAACCAAGGTTTTGCCGGATTGCAGGAAAAACATGGTGAAAACCGCGTGTTTGATACCGGTATCCGTGAGTGTACCATTATTGGGCAAGGTATTGGTGCAGCAATGCGCGGACTGCGTCCCATTGCTGAGATACAATACCTTGATTACCTATTGTACGCTATACAAATTATGAGCGACGACCTTGCTACCGTGCAGTGGCGTACCAAAGGCGGCCAAAAAGCCCCGCTTATTGTGCGTACACGCGGCCACAGGCTGGAAGGTATATGGCACAGCGGCTCGCCCATGGGTATGATTATTAACTCGCTGCGCGGAATGTATGTGTGCGTACCCCGCAATATGACACAAGCCGCAGGCATGTACAATACCTTGTTGCAAAGCGATGAACCCGGTTTGATAGTGGAATGTTTGAACGGTTACCGCTTGAAAGAGCAAATGCCTGATAACATTGCCGATATTACCGTGCCGTTGGGCGTGCCTGAAACCCTAATTGAGGGCGACGATGTAACGTTGGTTACTTATGGCTCTAGCACACGCATTGCGGAAGATGCCATTAAACAACTGAACGAAGTGGGCATTAGTGTAGAGCTGATTGACGTGCAAACCTTGTTGCCGTTTGATATTCACCATAAAATCATTGAATCGGTTAAGAAAACCAACCGTGTTGTTTTCTTGGACGAAGACGTACCCGGTGGTGCTTCGGCCTATATGTTCCAACAAGTAATGGAAGGCCAACAAGCCTTTAAGTGGTTGGATAGTGAGCCCCGCACCATTAGTGCACAGCCTCACCGTCCCGCTTACGGAACCGATGGTGATTATTTTAGCAAACCCGGTGCTGAAACCGTGTTTGAAGTAATTTATGAAATGATGCACGAGGTTGACCCCGGCAGCTATCCTAAGTTTGCTTGA
- a CDS encoding proline dehydrogenase: MSTHPSPETKTLPFSFDDTQIAFKLKSDAELKKAHLLFRFFGFKWLIAAGPILTSAAFALRLPIKPLIKNTIFAQFCGGENIDECKHASDQLWKQHVSTILDYSVEGAEEEAVFDQTATEIIKTIDKAAESENISFSVFKVTGIGRFALLEKLNFSRPLTPDEVAEKQRVEARFDKICAHAYEKGVRLLVDAEETWIQEAIDRMTMDAMCKYNKERAIIYNTLQLYRHDRVEFLKRSIANAIGHDCHAGFKLVRGAYMEKERKRAQEKGYLSPIQPDKESADKDYNAALKICMEHIDRVSICAGTHNEESCYYLARLMEANEIAPSDERIYFSQLLGMSDHISFNLSNAGYNVAKYVPYGPVKAVLPYLTRRAQENSSVAGQAGRELTLIERELKRRKLN; the protein is encoded by the coding sequence ATGAGTACGCACCCATCGCCAGAGACAAAAACCCTGCCCTTTTCATTTGATGACACCCAAATTGCTTTTAAGCTTAAAAGTGATGCCGAGCTTAAAAAAGCTCATTTATTGTTCAGGTTTTTTGGTTTTAAATGGCTGATTGCTGCCGGACCGATACTAACTAGTGCGGCTTTTGCACTTAGGCTGCCCATAAAACCCCTTATCAAAAATACCATTTTTGCTCAGTTTTGCGGCGGTGAGAATATCGATGAATGCAAACATGCCAGCGACCAATTGTGGAAGCAACACGTGAGCACTATTTTGGATTATTCGGTAGAAGGGGCGGAAGAGGAAGCTGTGTTTGACCAAACGGCTACTGAAATTATAAAAACGATTGACAAGGCTGCTGAGTCTGAAAATATATCGTTCAGTGTGTTTAAGGTTACAGGCATAGGGCGTTTTGCTTTGTTGGAGAAACTTAACTTTAGCCGCCCTTTGACACCTGACGAAGTGGCAGAAAAACAACGTGTTGAGGCACGATTTGATAAAATATGCGCCCATGCCTACGAAAAAGGGGTGCGCTTGCTGGTAGATGCTGAGGAAACGTGGATACAAGAAGCCATTGACCGTATGACAATGGATGCAATGTGCAAGTACAACAAAGAGCGAGCAATAATTTACAACACACTGCAACTATACCGCCACGATCGTGTGGAGTTTTTGAAACGCAGTATTGCCAATGCCATTGGGCACGATTGCCATGCAGGTTTTAAACTGGTGCGTGGTGCTTATATGGAAAAAGAGCGCAAACGTGCCCAAGAAAAAGGGTATTTATCACCTATACAGCCGGATAAAGAGTCGGCGGACAAAGATTACAATGCTGCGCTGAAAATTTGCATGGAGCATATTGACCGTGTGAGCATTTGTGCAGGAACTCACAACGAGGAGAGCTGCTACTACCTTGCCCGTTTGATGGAAGCCAACGAGATAGCTCCAAGCGACGAGCGTATCTATTTCTCGCAATTATTAGGTATGAGCGACCATATTAGCTTCAACCTTTCTAATGCAGGGTATAATGTGGCTAAATACGTGCCCTATGGTCCTGTGAAAGCGGTATTGCCATACCTTACCCGCCGTGCACAAGAAAACTCATCGGTAGCAGGACAAGCAGGCCGTGAATTGACATTGATTGAGCGCGAATTGAAACGCAGAAAGCTTAACTAA
- a CDS encoding metallophosphoesterase → MQTNILLFRLQLIGILLAVLLIIDLYSWRGLRALLKKMSPKKVRVIKYVFFGLSVVVLLQVIAVMMFPQLEEMRRLRAFFSTFMIAVISAKASFLLFVVIEDLLHTVQWVIRKIWGKKQQLKPAPVTEENTDEAPKAKTMSRAKFIYQSGLVVAASPIYFFSRGAMKDAYNYKVHRIKLPSANLPDAFDGLKIVQVSDIHSGSFFDKDAVYKGVKMIVDEKPDVFFFTGDMVNVFAREMNDYKDIFSPIKATMGSYSTLGNHDYGDYAPTWKSKEEKAQNMELLYSHHKDLGWNLLRNEHVVLDHKGQKLGVIGVENWGSKARFPKYGDLDKARAGMPDTPFKILLSHDPSHWDSKVRPEHGDIDLTLSGHTHGMQFGIENSLIKFSPVQWMYKQWAGLYTEGNQHLYVNRGYGFLGYPGRVGILPEITVIELVKA, encoded by the coding sequence ATGCAAACAAACATCCTTCTTTTCCGCCTGCAATTAATTGGTATCCTGCTGGCAGTACTGCTTATAATCGATTTATACAGTTGGCGGGGCTTGCGGGCATTGCTAAAGAAAATGTCGCCCAAAAAAGTACGTGTAATAAAGTATGTTTTTTTTGGGTTGAGTGTAGTAGTACTACTGCAAGTGATTGCCGTTATGATGTTTCCCCAACTTGAGGAAATGCGCAGACTAAGAGCATTTTTCAGCACCTTTATGATTGCTGTAATTAGTGCAAAAGCCAGCTTCTTGTTGTTTGTGGTGATTGAAGACCTATTGCATACCGTACAATGGGTAATCCGCAAAATATGGGGCAAAAAACAACAATTAAAGCCCGCTCCGGTAACTGAAGAAAACACTGACGAGGCTCCCAAGGCTAAAACCATGAGCCGCGCCAAATTCATCTACCAATCGGGATTGGTGGTGGCGGCATCACCCATTTATTTTTTCTCGCGCGGGGCGATGAAAGACGCATACAATTACAAAGTACACCGTATAAAACTTCCCTCGGCCAACTTACCCGATGCGTTTGACGGGCTAAAAATCGTGCAGGTTTCTGATATCCACTCGGGCTCATTTTTTGATAAAGATGCAGTGTACAAGGGGGTGAAAATGATTGTGGACGAAAAACCGGATGTATTCTTTTTTACGGGCGACATGGTGAATGTGTTTGCCCGCGAAATGAACGACTACAAAGACATTTTCTCGCCGATTAAAGCCACCATGGGTAGTTATTCAACATTGGGCAACCACGATTACGGCGATTACGCTCCTACTTGGAAAAGCAAGGAGGAAAAAGCCCAAAACATGGAGCTTTTATACAGCCACCACAAAGATTTGGGATGGAACTTGCTTCGCAACGAACACGTGGTGCTTGACCATAAGGGACAAAAGTTGGGAGTAATTGGAGTAGAAAATTGGGGCAGCAAGGCACGTTTCCCTAAATACGGCGATTTGGACAAGGCTCGTGCCGGTATGCCTGATACACCATTTAAAATACTGTTATCGCACGACCCTTCCCATTGGGACAGCAAGGTGCGCCCTGAACACGGCGACATAGACCTTACGCTTTCAGGTCATACACACGGTATGCAGTTTGGTATTGAAAACAGTCTGATAAAATTTAGTCCTGTGCAATGGATGTACAAACAATGGGCAGGTTTATATACTGAAGGCAACCAACATTTGTACGTGAACAGGGGTTACGGCTTCTTGGGCTATCCCGGCCGCGTGGGCATTTTACCCGAAATTACAGTAATAGAGTTGGTAAAGGCTTAG
- a CDS encoding T9SS type A sorting domain-containing protein: MDTDASDNIYLGGCFSDGALILRNDTLKKPYSGTSHLYVAKYSPNGDILWGRAADSSDSHSETKALCTDSSGNVYIAGTFGKYLKFGPKTLIANGFASKGLFIAKYNTNGDLLWATAESYDGSILLETIKVDHLGGIYIGGHFNGNKISFGADTLRNLNFQKSPAGFLAKYDKNGNISWSRKVGCVVSSIVVERKGNIYICGGYYDSLISGSLVFNNNGNNLGYIVKFDRSGNTLWIKSTINLNGTGRFTSVGQDADDNVYLFGDYGGSIKFDSVVFDNYGYLIIKLRENGDFISAKNIRYSGVGGIKNVSFTPDGRLIISGIFYTSLRVENQIIYPYIKRDAVNTPNIFLGSIGDDGSLSGLSVIPSGEKGADISEMKLLPQGNLLIAGILYDYALFGNDSITNAEGFFLAKTDNLLTSAKELPLGNSDFTIYPNPTANFFYIQSQEPIDVINIYNLTGQLIHSYQAAENAVGYDISAINDGVYIVDIQTKDIRRFTKLMKR, translated from the coding sequence ATGGATACCGATGCTTCGGATAATATTTATCTGGGGGGGTGCTTTTCTGATGGCGCATTAATATTGAGAAATGATACGTTGAAAAAACCATACTCCGGAACTTCACATTTATACGTGGCAAAATACAGCCCCAATGGTGATATACTGTGGGGCAGGGCAGCTGATAGTTCGGACAGTCACAGTGAAACAAAGGCCCTTTGTACAGACTCTTCGGGAAATGTTTACATCGCGGGAACTTTTGGTAAGTATTTAAAATTTGGACCCAAAACACTCATTGCTAATGGCTTTGCCAGTAAAGGCCTGTTTATTGCAAAATATAATACTAACGGAGACTTGTTATGGGCTACAGCCGAAAGTTATGATGGGTCAATACTACTGGAAACGATTAAGGTAGATCACCTTGGGGGTATATATATTGGAGGACATTTTAACGGGAATAAAATCTCTTTTGGGGCTGATACACTTAGAAATCTGAACTTTCAAAAAAGCCCAGCCGGATTTTTAGCGAAATATGACAAGAATGGTAACATCAGTTGGAGTAGAAAAGTGGGCTGCGTAGTAAGCAGCATAGTTGTTGAAAGAAAAGGCAACATCTATATATGTGGCGGGTACTACGATTCTTTAATAAGCGGCTCTCTTGTATTCAACAATAACGGAAATAACTTGGGGTATATCGTAAAGTTTGATAGAAGTGGTAACACACTATGGATAAAAAGCACAATAAACTTAAATGGCACAGGGAGATTTACTTCTGTAGGGCAAGATGCTGATGATAATGTTTACCTCTTTGGAGATTATGGAGGCTCCATAAAGTTTGACTCTGTTGTGTTTGATAATTACGGTTATTTGATAATAAAACTTAGAGAAAATGGAGATTTTATTTCGGCAAAGAACATTCGCTATTCAGGTGTGGGGGGTATAAAAAATGTTAGTTTCACACCCGATGGAAGGCTCATAATTAGTGGAATATTTTATACTTCTTTACGAGTTGAGAACCAAATCATCTATCCTTACATAAAAAGAGATGCTGTTAATACTCCGAATATCTTTTTAGGAAGTATTGGTGACGATGGAAGTTTATCAGGCCTAAGCGTGATACCAAGCGGAGAAAAAGGTGCGGATATTAGCGAAATGAAACTACTGCCACAGGGTAATTTACTCATTGCAGGAATTTTATACGATTATGCCCTTTTTGGAAACGACTCTATTACAAATGCTGAAGGTTTCTTTTTAGCTAAAACGGACAATTTACTCACAAGTGCCAAAGAACTGCCATTGGGAAACTCTGACTTTACTATCTATCCCAATCCCACGGCCAACTTCTTTTACATTCAATCTCAAGAACCGATTGATGTAATTAATATTTACAACTTAACCGGGCAACTAATACATTCTTATCAGGCTGCCGAAAATGCAGTAGGATATGATATTAGTGCCATAAATGATGGGGTTTATATTGTAGACATTCAAACGAAAGATATACGGCGATTTACCAAACTAATGAAGCGATAA
- a CDS encoding nucleotide pyrophosphohydrolase produces the protein MTIEEAQQQVHQWITTTGVRYFNELTNTAILMEEVGELARIMARKYGEQSFKESEKDKDLADEMADVMWVLICLANQTGVNLTEAFAKNMEKKTRRDSERHKNNEKLG, from the coding sequence ATGACAATTGAAGAAGCCCAGCAACAGGTGCACCAATGGATTACTACCACAGGAGTGCGATATTTTAATGAGCTTACCAATACTGCCATTTTGATGGAAGAGGTAGGCGAGCTGGCCCGCATCATGGCTCGCAAATACGGTGAGCAAAGCTTTAAAGAAAGCGAAAAGGATAAAGACCTTGCCGATGAAATGGCCGATGTGATGTGGGTGCTTATTTGCCTTGCCAATCAAACAGGAGTGAACCTAACCGAGGCATTTGCAAAAAACATGGAAAAGAAAACCCGCCGCGACAGCGAACGCCACAAGAATAATGAGAAGTTAGGCTAA